In Festucalex cinctus isolate MCC-2025b chromosome 17, RoL_Fcin_1.0, whole genome shotgun sequence, the genomic stretch GCAGGAACACGAAGAACTCCTGGTGCTCCGCCGACGCGCTCACCTGGCCGAGGGGGAACATCAGGTAAATGTCACGCCAAAAAAGACAAGACGACATGACACAAGAGCAAAGATGAAACCTTCAGGTAGCGATCGCGCTGCTCCTCGCCAAAGTCGCTgtcctcgtcctcctcgtcGCTCCTCCAGGAAAGCGGCTCGGGGAACTTTTTGGGCCAAGGTTCTTCCGTGGGACTGGGGCTCAGTTCCTCCTGGTCTTCCTGACACACAATCAAACCATCAGGGCGCAgaaaatatggaggaccaaaactgccaaaattcacacattctgaagtaaaagtgaaaataaaaacggatataacaatattattcaaaaatacaaacaaataaacaaatggaaataaaaacaaaaaatatatatccatgtatttaattttcaaattacattttttctatcagttttttttattaataatagatacaagaaatataattcaaaaatacagaaaaaaacaaatatatatatatatatatatatatatatattgtattaaaTTTTTGAATGATAGATTTTAcaaccgtttttattttcacttttatttatttacttatttatgtatttatttttaattttggcacttttggtcctccatacaggaCGTCAAAGCCACGTGAAAGTGCGGTTATCACGAAACCGACCTCCGCCACAAAGAGGACGCCGTACTGGATGAGGCGGGTGACGGCGTCGTGGAACACCTGGTACACGGTCTGGCACGGCTGTGGGGCGGAAGGAAACAGGCGGTGATTGACTTCGTGTGAAATGAACAAATCAGATGTTTGAGGCCCGCCGCGCAACAGGACTTACGGACGCCACGGCCACCTCGTTGACCAGGAAGTGCGAGAGGCCGGCGGCCTTGCGGATGAGCCTCTCCTGACTGAGCGGGAAGCCGGCGTCCGCCGCGCTCGGCACTGGTTGCAACgccgacgacgatgacgattCCACCGCCTGGTCCCGCTGCAGGGACAGGATGCTGCAGGCTGCGCGCAGTCAATCACATGCACGTCAGGGAATACAGTAAAAATACAGTCTTGCTTTTGAAAAGTGAAGTtactgttttcaaaataaacaatttcaaatgatcagtcatttttttgtttatttgcttgAATAATTGGCAATTATAAATCTCTCTCATTATCACAAATTACCATTCTGTTATCAAAATAAACTTTACATTAAATACAGAAATATGAGAAACAATTTCAATTTTGGTAATTTGCTTCAATTGGTTAATTGCAATTAAGTTATAATTAATACAATGTATAAATTAGCATGAATTAGAACATTACTGCAATTAATttcaacaaaatataaatatattattaataaagAATTAAGTTACCTCAATAATTGGctcattataattataataaaattaacatgattattttattgctaAAATGTACTAATATAAATGGTAAAAACCTTTATTTAATTGGTTAATTGCAATTAAGTTCTAATTAATAAAATGCATAAATGAGCATGAATTAAAACATTAATGCAATTAATttagacaaaatataaatataataaagaaTTAATTTACCTCAATATTTGGTTAATTATAactataataaaattaatatgtttaatttattgttaaaatgtattaacATAATAAGCATTATTTGATTCCGAAAATTTTAaccttaaaataattattttatttttttattgtaataaatgtaatcaaaataatacaattacgAGGATCAGCAGTTCGGAAAACGTGTGTATGGatgatttaattaaaatgaGCATCACTTTATGTTCTCTTTTGAATCTAAAAatctatctaaaaaaaaaaggcaagtgtCCACTGGGGGCGCCGACGTACCAACGATGGCGTCGGCGATGAAGACGTGGAAGAGGCCGTTGCTGTAAAAGTTGAGCTCGAAGAGCGCCGGCACGGTGTGGCTGGGCGCGATGGTGAACTCGCCGTTGCGGTTGGCGCCGCCGGTGACGGCGATGCAGTTCTCCAGCAGGTGCAGCGCCCGCATCACCACGTCCTCAGAGTTGCCCGAGAAGCCCAGGTCGAAGTCGCGCGACAGCACCTCCTCCTTCATGTTGAAGAAGTCCTCCACCAGCTTGGACAGCGCAACACCCTGTGGGAACCAAGCTCACGTTTGGTCACTTACCGACGCTGGCCTGACGCATGGCtgggagggaagaaaaaaaaaaaaaaaaaaaaaaaaagtcgaccaaaAATGTTGGCCTCAAAGCTCAGCCGGAAATATGTGTGCTGccgtaatctaatctaatctaatcgcTAGCGAACCAATGCTAATCACGATTGTGAACCGTTGAGCACAGGCtaatttgttggtgtttaaaTGGTAATCTAATCACTAGCGTGCCAAGCTAATCGCGATTGCTGACCGTTTACgcaggctaattttgttggtattTAAAATGGTCATCTAATCACTAGCGCGCTATTGCTAATCACAATTGCTAACCATTTTGtttaggctaattttgttggtattTAAATGATAATCTAATCACTAGCGTGCcaatgctaatcgcgattggTAACCTTTTTGTTTAAGataattttgtttgtatttaaatgCCAATATAATCATtagcgcgctaatgctaatcgcaatTGCTAACTGTTTAGCgcaggctaattttgttggtattTAAATGGTCATCTAATCACTAccgcgctaatgctaatcgtaACTGCTAACCGTTTAGCGCAGGCTAAGTTTGTTGGTATTTAAATGGTAATCTACCTAATCACTAGCGCGCTAATGGCAATCGCAATTGCTAACCATTTAGCACAGGCTAATTTTGCTAGTATTTAAATGGTACTCTAATGACTAACACCCTAATGCTAATCATAATTGCTAACCGTTTTGTTTAAGATAATTTTGTTGGTATTTAAATGCCAATCTAATcactagcacgctaatgctaatcgcaatTGCTAACTGTTGAGCGTAGGccaatttttttggttttgaaatGGTAATCTAATCACtagcgcgctaatgctaatcacaATTGCTAACCGTTTAACGTAGGCTAATTTGTTGGTATTTAAATGGTCATCTAATCACTAGCGTGCCAATGCTAATCGtgattgctaaccgtttagcgCAGGTTCATTTTGTTGGTATTTAAGATGGTCATCTAATCACtagcgcgctaatgctaatcgcaatTGCTTACCATTTTGTTTAGGATAATTTTGTTGGTATTTAAATGGTAATCTAATcacagttttacagttaactccaatttaggtgtcattaaacagctcaAAGGACGCttcgggacaacagaataaccagaataacgtATGCtgcacacttgctagttgctaatgctacgcaagcaaaatggtgcattcagggtactctCACAGCGTCGGAAAATTCAATATTCTTCTATGGTCAcgctttaaggggaaaataatcggccgTTTGGCCCAATTGGACGATGTTTGAAGGGCAATAATTGATCGATTATAATTGGAGGCCGATTAATGCGTATGTACAGAAGGGTGGAGGGGGGTGTGATTTGATGGTATGATCGATAGGATAATCAATTTTAATAGTGATAGATTTTAAtagatttgatagtgacagttttactgACACGTACGTCAGACTTCCCGCAGGGGGCACTGATGTAAAATGCTGATAAAGCGAAGACACCCGATCCAAACAAATTGACAGACATACCTGTCTGTGTCGGTAGAGCAGCAAGCAGGCCACGATGTGGGTGGACATGATGGCCGATGACTTGTTCGCCGCTGCGTGAGGAAGATTAAAAAAGGAATGTTGAACAACAGACACCGTGGCGATTATCGACTCAACTGCAGACGTGGGCGGCCTTAAGATGTACAAATGCTGCCATAGGGCTGGGAAATTATGGTTTTTATAAATCTCAATACAGCCGACACATTTGAATTCATTCAGTAGGATTTTAAGGTTATAACGTTGcaaggaattaaaaaaacaaaaacaaaaaaaatgctgaagcattcccacaataattcagaagacaaaattcaatttcaccattaacgattttttttttttttaaagatttgatTTTCCAAACGACGACTAATCAAATGAAGTCTTAATTATTATCGAAAACTAATCATTTTATCAAATTACTTGATCATTATTTGAAtcatttaaatcttttttttttccattaaaaattgtccaaatgctcaCAATTGCGGCTCCTCAgcagaaaatatttattttattgttaaaatgtattaacATAATATAGTAAAAACATTTGCAATCCGGCTGATTATCTCGATTttgaaccataaaaaaaaataataaaaaaaattgcttttactttggaaaacaaagtTGAAGATTTGTAACTATTTTACGAACGTTACAGACGAAAtcagtaactgaatcataattaatATTATGTTTATACACCGTTGATTTGaattaatatgtttttttaaatccaattcactgattaattggaaaaataatcGACAATGAAATTATTGAAATAATTGTTGGTTACAGCACTATTTTCAAAACATGAAATTCATAAcaaccctaaaaaaaagaaaaaaaaaacatgaacatgaacatatTTGGACATTCCAGGTTTCCGCCTGTATTTTACAAAAtcgaaaaactaaaaaaagcacCTTATCTAACATTCAGTATGATTTTAAGGTTATAAAGTTgcaaggaataaaaaaaataaataaatgtgaagatTTTAAGTAACCTGAATTAaagtctcaaaaatattcacaaaggacttgagagaaagaaaagaggGAGCAAGAAAAGTGAACGTGTGAGGGTCGTTCCAAATCATCGTAAGCATCGTTCCTTTGAGGGGATGAAAAGCAGCAGGAGGACACCGGCGCCGCATTccccctctccctcctcctGCGTCCTATTGGCTGAAAACAAACATGCCACACAGCTGggggccctgtgattggctgcaggctatgaaagaaaaaaaaaaaaaaagtgtaggacAATGCAGCTTGAGGGGGGGCGGGGTTTGGGGGAACCTGTTTCTGCTGCTGAAAGCCCGTTAAGGTTTTCCAATGACACACCTTGGGATGGAGTGAGATCCACTAACGTTAACCTTACTTACTGAAAAGAACGTGCTTGGCCAGGTTATTAATGAGCTGCCGTCGGCACAAATCCTCGGGAAGTTCTCTGTTCTGCTGACCTTCCTCCTGACGCTCCAACAGCTCGACGTCGTCGGGcctgaaagaaataaaaaaaataaaataaaaatgggggcgagaaaaaaaaaaaaaaaaaaagagagaaaaaaagtgtcacacagagAAGACCGATACGCGttatattatagttttggaatttttcatttgagttcgttttgatttcgttttttaaaatgagttcgttttcattaattttcaggatggttctgtaagtttttattagttttagttatttaataaatgctttgttttagttttgtttaaaaaaaaatgtgtattacttgtgcgcaatatttaaaacaaaacaaaacaaaacgtgagcGACGTCAtcagcttttctattggctgctgcgagatgatgtcacttctgtgtcctgattccggttcatatcaaaataaatctactaaaaatcacatttaaaatcatccccaaaggctcatgcattaaattaattaccaaagactaaaacgaaggacatttttgctgtcttTATAGTTAAATatagttttgtcaacataaaatgtagtttcagcttgtttgttttttaaaaagcattttcatttttattttatttcattaacgaaatttttttggattttagtttactaaaataaccttgagacagaccgatatgttttttttttcagggccgatactaaTTATTCTTATCAAGGAGACCAATAACCGATacttggagccgatattcaatttcagtaaaaggggaaaaaaaatattagcgggaaaaaaaataataataaaaatataaattccaGCTCTTAACTTTGTTGGAATGAtataaagcatatgtttattgaacaactttttaaatttgcaaaatgacgatttttttttttttttttggacaatcatatagggctgcacgatattggaaaatcatgcgatatgcgatatagacATCAATatgattgcgatatttaacgtacctacagaaatgacatttttaatattatgtaattaaataattaaattttttcatgcagcaaaataagcaaactcgaTATATTCTTAgtcaattaattgtaattaccgctCGATAGTGGATGCTGGTGCATATTTTAGTTAGagactgactggtcaaattcaaataaaagcataaaaatccatatgaaacttattgcatgtctttgcgatatgcatattgcatgggccaatatcgcgatatggatcttttatatatatatatatatatatatatatatttatatatatatatatatatatatatataacttttgGAAGCTCCCAGGGTCATAACAATGTCTTAAAACTCAATGAAAAACTAAACAAGTAAATGTCATAGCTCCCAAAAGTTTTCTACaatagatacattttttttctaaaatttcaaaataactacaattttcaggtatattaaaaaaaaaaaaaaaaaaaaaaaagacaagatgcAGAGAGTTACTCGGgttcagcagcatctcttatcaAGCTACCGTAACTGAAAATCGAAAGAAATTGTTACCTGAGGTCAACACAGTTTTATAAGGATCGAATATGGATACCGattattcatcaaaatgccaaatacctgcgccgataatcggtccaTCGGGAGATTTCATTTGCTGTGTATTATTTTATCGAGTACAAATAAACGGGCAGCTGCAGTGGGACCGTGACCTGAAATGACCCCCGAGCGAGGTTACGTCAACTCGAGTGCTGCACgcaaatgtcaaaatggcggacgccgtACGCTGTGACAAAGTGGGAGGCGGTTTTCGGCAGGGGAAGAGCGGCGCACTTACTGCGCGTCGATGATGGTGGGCATCAAGGCGTGCTCGAGGGACAGCGGCGGGGCAATGTGGCGGCTTCTCTGGCTGTCCAGGTACTCCTGCCATCAACAGGTAAAAGACGGAACGTCAATGAATCGTCTCATCGCTGGTGGGCGGAGATTTGACAGCTCCGCCTTCAACGCGTCACAAAAGCAAACAACTGTGACTACGTCATCTTTAAAACTCTTTTTCAAAGGTCTTAGAGCCGTGAGAGgtgcaataaataaaacgaTGCTGTTTTATGCGCAagtgctgtctaaaaaaaaacacaaaaaaaaacacacaaactttCAATCTTGAGGTGTCATAATGCCACACGGCTCCCGCACACTTGTCAGTTTGAGCATTCAAGAGAGTTCATTTCACAAAAtcgacatgaaaaaaataaaaaataaaaaaataaaaataaaaaaaaataaataaaaaaaaataaatcccacgctcatttgctcccaaaaacgtatacataaGTTCTAGTTGAAGtgttttaagtctcccaaagacgtatttatacgttaaaaaaaaaaaaaatgttttatgctaaagtatacagaaggctttgatgcagcctctcaactgcaaagaacagttgaaaaaaaaaggtagttattatacaaacagccagcaggtggcagaagagtaaaAGAGAtctaccagggccatgttaaaacaagctaattgctgcaaagcggaaacagatagaaagatactttttattttttcctgatgaaagaagcgactttaatctttcttttgctgtGCTCAATGTTTTTATAAgaatagaacaaaaaaaactgtgggccttgcaaaatcagtcaaacccagtaaaacagccagggtcgaagagggttgcttctgtgaaaatggcggcgagtgaatgagttaaatacagtgTGACGATGTAATTGACGACTGATTTTTGGCGATCGCCGTCACAGATGCGTTATGATGACAAAAGTCCTTCAAAATAAGAGCCTCGTCCTCACCTTCAAGGAAAAGGGCTGGTTGAAGTCGACGCGCACGCAGCCGTAGTTCTTCCTCAGCATCCTGAGCACGCCGCACGCAATCCCCCACAAGCTCTCGTTCTTCTTGGGCTTGCCCTGCTCGCACGGGAAAGAGTTCAGTCATCGATGACGCCGACGCCAACGACGACGACCTCACCAGCTGCTCGCTGTTGTAGTTGCCCTCGATGATGCGGTCGTAGGAGATGCCCACGGGCACCACCAGCACGTCGGCGACGGAGCCCGCGCATAGCGCGTCCACCACGATGGACAGCATGCCGGCGCGCGCCGTGGACGGCTTGCCGCTGCGCGAGCGCGTGCCCTCCAGGTAGACCTCCAGGAACTGCCGCTGACGCAGAAGCTCTTCCGTGTACTGGAGAGATGACAACATGAACGATAGCAACAGGTCAAAGTGAGCAAGTGAAAGGCTCGATTAGCAAGAAAATATTCATCGCGATTATTTagctaataattgaaatcaggaTTAGGACTatcgtttattttttggtacaaaatgacaaaatgttcaaaaaaaaaaagaataaaaatcttTGAAAAACTATacacaagttccttttggattaaactaaatttattaaattattcatccatccattcgttTTCctaaccacttactcctcacaagggtcacgggggtgctggagcctatcccaggtggcttcgggcagtaggcggggtacaccttgaactggttgccagccaatcaaagttcattaaattagttattttaaaataaaaaaataaaaaagttaggggtatcaaaattagtgcattaattttgagttaatttaaaagttcctttagtgcctcaaaatttTTTGAACACGTGACggagcagacacgtccacatccaaattttgcagtaatgactgtaataataatgcttaAATTGGTGCAGACTGGGCGCAAGTTGTattatacaattttaaaaatgtgcagaaattcaCAAGCTACTTCATctaaaagattagatagctcttaatattaaatgaaaaaatgcaCTGACCTGTCacaaatgtcttacaaatgtaattatgccatctagtggcagaaaaaaattcaaaacgcccaattaacctgccatgcatgtctttggaatgtgggaggagacccacacaggcacggggagaacatgcaaactccacccaggaaggtcggagcctggactcgaacccgagtcctcagaactgggaggcagacgtgctaaccactccatcaccgtgccgcccttaaaACAAACCTTTTGCATTATTTCACACTGAAGGTGGCtgcttaatatgaaaaaaaattgggtcGAAAAAAATcaagatcggcaggtcagactttttaaaagatcggtgatcggccggaaaattgtgatctacgttttaactcaattttatgaattattatataaatgattgaaatatgcagccatatttatattagtttaacattttttcacttatgataacaagagtatgaaaacatagaattttttttattgtacatttagaacagatataaaatttgtgattaattgtgagttgactactgaagtcatgcaattaattacaattacaaaaatGTAATCTCCTGACACCTctagtgcaaatgtatacatttaaacaactcaaaaatgagtatgaatcttttttttttttgtaattgaatgtcaatgaattgcacagccctagtgaAAAGATTTGTCCCGCGAGTCAGAATTCGGACACCAGCAGTGTTGCGTAACCATATCCTTTCACAGCTGTCTAAAGGACATTTCGGGGGGGTTGTGGGGGGTTTGTCCCAAAATAGACCCCCCAACTTGGATTCAGCTGCAAAGACGAGAGGGCCCTTAACATTTACTTTGTTACGTTGGGACCACTGCCAGGTAATGCACAGATTGTTCCGTTCGCTCACAATGCTGAGCCGGCGCTGACTATTTGGTCTATTTTTGTAGCATTCAATGAGATCCCAGGCACAGCTTTTGAAGGTCAAACTACACGAGTTGGTCATTATTATCATCCATACAACGGTGGTCAGCTGATAGCACTTATCTTATTGGCTCAATTACTTTGGCAGGTCGATGTACACTGCAGCGGGTCACGCACAAAACAAGCAAACGCATATTTTTCTGTCTTGTCACTGAATTCTGCAGGCATAAGAAAATTTACATTTCATGCTTTTAAATGCAacttaaaaactaatttaatgcTCATGTCGCACgcacaaaaatatatactatttatatattagggctgtcagccAATtacaatttgtaatcataattaaacatgtttttcatAATTAACTCGCAATTAATCGCACCTTATCGGTTCtacatgtacaataaaataagttCTTCACACTAATATAAAAGTGGACATCTATAAATGCAAATGTGGTTTCATATTTCAGTTAATTCagtaattttatagtaatttaTAAATTCATTACAAGTTGCAAGGCATAGAGGAGGCATAGATTTGTGTTGatgtaattttctgccactaggtggcattagtgtttcatgctgGACGTTGGTGACAagaacagtacatttttcttttcaaattgtgAGCAATTTTATTGGATGCATCAATTGTATTTACAATTCTTAATGCCTCTGGATATGCTTTTTAATGCCATTAAAGGCCTTAATTTTAGCAAAATCCATGTACGGTGTTGCCCTCGTTTATCGCAGATTCATCGTTCGCGGCCCCGCTGTTTTGCGGACTTTTCagagcgttgttttttttttttttttgaacaacatgctttttggttttgtttattatttttttggtctttgcgtGGCCGTATCTCTTGAACCCTACATTTGACCAGGGACACACGGCCATCCGCGGATTCATCTCGATGAGACCTTTCCAATGGTGTCTGTCCTgtcgctccacgacattgcattctgaagataaaatataaataatataataatatatactgtattacaagtacattgaaaaaaaatatagactTTTAATGGAAAGCAAATgacgaaatgaaaaaaaaaatgacgaatgaaaaagcattcataataaactaaaaattatggcaagacaagaaaaacataattgaaaaaaaaaaatactgtgctgtatcctgtactaataaaaaaaacaaaaacaaaaaccccccCCATACTTttcatggaagaaaaaaaaattatgatgaatgcatttataataaagtaaaaatcataccaaaatgaaaaaacaaaaaaatatatataattaacgggatttatttttatttttttaaatatacgccgatttccattatcgcgagTAGTTTTTGTTACACaacacccgcgataaatgagggaacactgtaatgacttttaatgctttttaatgacctGTGGAAAACCTGAGATTAGGAGATGTCTAAATTACAAATACTTCCATGATTAAAAAGGGGTATAAAGGCAACAACGAAAAATAAATGCACTCTATTAGAATGAAGTCGGAATCTTCCGGGGACAAAAATCTCTTTTAATGTACGTTTTTCAGATACAAAGTCGCAATTTCAATACACATTCTAAAGATGGAATTGCTAAAAAGTTGCTTACTAtgataaagttgtttttttggtgtgtatTTTTTAGAAAGATGTAtttttgaagcaaaaaaatgttcgagaaataaagattttttttttattttattatttttttttaaagagcatgAGATGTTGTTTCTCTAAATTTTAACCTTAATTTCAAAATAGGATTTTTACTTCACCTACAGAAAATCCCAAATCTGCTTTCGTTTCTTCAAATCTAACTGTTGAGGTATCAAAATTTGGCTTCAATGAAGTGGAATAATAGCatgcattttgaacaaaatcagGGAGAAAGGCtgtcaaatgtacaaaaaaatgcaacaacgcCAAGCCTCACAGCGTATAAGAGCGATCGGTACAAAATGTCTTTCTTGCCGTCCCCAGACTCCTCCATTTTGCGGCGGATGAAGAATCCTCCCAGTTTACGGATGAGGGTGCTGAAAGGACGAAAAATGTTGTTTGGAAAAGCATCGGCGTTTTCCCCCTCGGGCAGTCGCGATGACAGGACGCAACGGCACGCTCACCTGAGAATGGGGATGCTGAGGTTGTTGCCGGCTGCGATGTGCGGCGCTTTGATGTTGTGACAGAAGAGGATGAGCGTGATGAGGAGATAGTCGATGTGGGACTTGTGGACGGGCAGGAAGACCATGGGAGCGTTGTGCTGCACGACGACAACAATTTGAACTGGATTTTGCTTATGAAAATGCAACACAGAGTTACAGATTGAAGTTTTCGGGGCTCTCCTGACCTCAGCCGCTGCTTTTTTCACCATCTCCAGCTGGCCCTTGTGGATCTGAATGCTCCAGAAGAAACCGTTAAAGAGCCTCAGGAGAACCCAGCCCGTTAGTCTGGATCAGAGAGGACAATTTTAGGCACAAGTTCGGCAAATTTGTGAAATGTGCAAAagccataataataaaaagttaaacGTCTGTCTGGCATCTTCAAAAAAATGAGGACAAAGAATGGTCAAACTTGCTGgggttaattttgtctgccgtttttaaatttattctcagttttagtccaatttcagtcacgcttgttagtttttaatcacagttagtcaacctcatcccatttttagtcCCCTACAAGTCTAGCATTAtcatctttattttagtccaagaaaacgtcattttattcgtcttaaatcaacaaaaaatgtctttcCTTCACAAATTGCACACAAATGCAAAAGCTTCCATCCGTTTCCGACGATGCGGTCGGGTCGCGGCATCGCTTAATgagaaggcgtttttttccccccgcataCCTGATGAAGGCGGGCGAAACGCTGGCCACCATCTGCTGGAGGAAGCGTCGGGCTTTCTGCTTGACTTTCCTGACGGACTTGCTGCGCTCGTCGATGGCGCTGTCGTCGTCCGAATCGGAGGCCACGCGCAAGATGGCACTCTCCACACTGCAACAAGAAGCGCGTACTGTCTAAATTGCCAACGGCCTCGTTCGTTTACGCGAAAAAGCGGTCTCGCTAAACGGCGGAGGTGGCCTACCCGTTGCTGTTGAGCACGTTTTCCACCACATTCCGAGGGAACATGTCTTTGTGAACGTCCCGCTCTAT encodes the following:
- the gpam gene encoding glycerol-3-phosphate acyltransferase 1, mitochondrial, producing the protein MELSDGLLLQVNNGEQWCNQWKRPNDDSDRSTSPSVLRCVATTWKEGLLNRKRPFVGRCCHSCTPQSWEKLFNPSIPSLGLRNVIYINETHTRQRGWLARQLSYVLFVIERDVHKDMFPRNVVENVLNSNGVESAILRVASDSDDDSAIDERSKSVRKVKQKARRFLQQMVASVSPAFIRLTGWVLLRLFNGFFWSIQIHKGQLEMVKKAAAEHNAPMVFLPVHKSHIDYLLITLILFCHNIKAPHIAAGNNLSIPILSTLIRKLGGFFIRRKMEESGDGKKDILYRSLLYAYTEELLRQRQFLEVYLEGTRSRSGKPSTARAGMLSIVVDALCAGSVADVLVVPVGISYDRIIEGNYNSEQLGKPKKNESLWGIACGVLRMLRKNYGCVRVDFNQPFSLKEYLDSQRSRHIAPPLSLEHALMPTIIDAQPDDVELLERQEEGQQNRELPEDLCRRQLINNLAKHVLFTANKSSAIMSTHIVACLLLYRHRQGVALSKLVEDFFNMKEEVLSRDFDLGFSGNSEDVVMRALHLLENCIAVTGGANRNGEFTIAPSHTVPALFELNFYSNGLFHVFIADAIVACSILSLQRDQAVESSSSSALQPVPSAADAGFPLSQERLIRKAAGLSHFLVNEVAVASPCQTVYQVFHDAVTRLIQYGVLFVAEEDQEELSPSPTEEPWPKKFPEPLSWRSDEEDEDSDFGEEQRDRYLKVSASAEHQEFFVFLQRLLSPVLEAYSGAAIFVHSLSQPMAEPEYTQRLFRYLLTRTERRIAAYGESATHYLVKNTVRTFKDLGVLKERREDCVSTLELSATFLPQANRNKLLQYILGFTLL